A stretch of the Actinoalloteichus fjordicus genome encodes the following:
- a CDS encoding alpha/beta hydrolase, with the protein MVSFGDLRRAEPGRFEKAAENWSDHADRLSHHADDLAAKVVELDGWHGEAADAARAHFGRLHEQFTEAADTMAQIPPILLDLTDQTTTARDQLLDVVRRAQEVSLTVYEDGRISAPSQGPGHQGDFDDAVAVRDELVMLLDTALRDVSEADQTAAAALAELLPEMVGLTAQAIGAEGQVPRDSIPGPNTDPADVKDWWDSLSPAQQESLIYADSDLVGGLDGVPAEVRDRANRLLLEEQRAELEDRREQLEAMTDRGPRSQRELDDINETLAALEDIRTRLEVPESESAVPAFLMKIDIEGNGRAIVAAGNPDEADNVVTSVPGMTTDLTSVRMQMERSDVVQMTASMEDRAAATSVITWIGYDAPKNVDAMESDSARNATAALISFQEGLRATHHGEPSNNTVMGHSYGSVVIGHTASSGGIAADNLIFAGSPGVGVDHVSELGIPAENVHATMADDDFIGSIEAFVHGRSPADEAFGGQVFESPTQGEWSPLGTLDAHSAYWDPESDSLERMGRIVVGQ; encoded by the coding sequence ATGGTCTCGTTCGGAGACTTGCGCCGTGCGGAGCCGGGCCGTTTCGAGAAGGCGGCCGAGAACTGGTCGGATCACGCCGACCGGTTGAGCCACCACGCGGATGATCTCGCCGCGAAGGTCGTGGAGCTGGACGGGTGGCACGGGGAGGCGGCCGACGCCGCCCGCGCCCACTTCGGCCGACTGCACGAACAGTTCACCGAGGCCGCCGACACGATGGCGCAGATCCCGCCGATCCTGCTGGACCTGACGGATCAGACCACGACGGCTCGGGATCAGCTGTTGGATGTGGTGCGTCGCGCGCAGGAGGTCAGCCTCACCGTCTACGAGGACGGGCGGATCAGTGCCCCGTCACAAGGCCCTGGGCATCAAGGAGATTTCGACGACGCGGTCGCCGTTCGCGACGAACTGGTCATGTTGCTCGATACGGCCCTGCGGGACGTGTCCGAGGCCGACCAGACCGCCGCTGCCGCGCTCGCAGAACTGCTGCCTGAGATGGTCGGCCTGACCGCCCAGGCAATCGGAGCTGAAGGTCAGGTGCCGCGCGACTCCATTCCAGGGCCGAACACCGACCCAGCAGACGTCAAGGACTGGTGGGATTCGTTGAGTCCTGCCCAACAGGAGTCGTTGATCTACGCTGACAGTGATCTGGTCGGCGGCCTGGACGGCGTCCCCGCGGAGGTGCGAGATCGGGCGAATCGACTGCTGCTCGAGGAACAGCGAGCGGAGCTGGAGGACCGCCGGGAGCAGCTGGAGGCGATGACTGACCGGGGGCCTCGCAGCCAGCGGGAGCTAGATGACATCAACGAAACGCTCGCCGCCTTGGAGGACATCAGAACGCGGCTGGAGGTGCCCGAATCGGAATCTGCAGTACCGGCGTTCCTGATGAAAATCGACATCGAAGGGAACGGTCGGGCCATTGTCGCCGCTGGAAATCCAGATGAAGCGGATAATGTCGTGACTTCGGTTCCTGGAATGACAACGGATCTAACGTCCGTTCGGATGCAGATGGAGAGGTCGGATGTGGTGCAGATGACGGCATCGATGGAGGACCGTGCGGCGGCCACCTCGGTGATCACCTGGATCGGATACGACGCTCCGAAAAATGTTGATGCGATGGAATCAGATAGTGCGAGGAATGCGACGGCTGCCCTAATTTCATTTCAGGAAGGGCTCCGTGCTACGCATCATGGCGAGCCGTCCAATAATACAGTGATGGGCCATAGTTATGGCTCAGTGGTCATCGGGCACACTGCCTCTAGTGGTGGGATAGCTGCTGACAACCTGATCTTCGCGGGCAGCCCTGGCGTGGGTGTGGACCACGTCAGCGAGTTGGGAATTCCTGCGGAGAACGTGCACGCCACAATGGCAGACGATGATTTTATCGGTTCCATCGAGGCCTTCGTGCACGGGAGGAGCCCTGCTGATGAGGCGTTCGGTGGGCAGGTGTTCGAATCTCCGACGCAGGGCGAGTGGTCCCCGTTAGGGACTCTCGACGCACATTCTGCATATTGGGACCCAGAATCGGATTCTTTGGAGCGGATGGGGAGGATCGTTGTCGGCCAGTAA
- the ilvA gene encoding threonine ammonia-lyase → MELVSVDRIKAARSLLAGVVRETPLRPSRALGDRCDTEVHLKCENLQRTGSFKIRGAYHRIHNLSPEQRARGVVAASAGNHAQGVALAASLLDIPCTVFMPEQASLPKMSATKAYGAEVRLVGAVLEESLAAATEHARRTGAELIHPFDHEDVVAGQGTVGLEILEQLPDVRTIVVAAGGGGLVAGIAAAVKPQRPDVRIIAAQAANAAAWPASLAAGAPVRLAEMQTMADGIAVGEPGVVTFRHVAELVDDVITVSEESLSRALLLCLERAKMLVEPAGAAGVAAMLDHPGRFEGPVAVVLSGGNIDPLLLLHVIQHGMTAGGRYLALKVRIPDRPGSLAALLTEVGALGANVIDVEHSRISGALALGEVDVALNLETRGPDHRREVVQRLGAGHTILL, encoded by the coding sequence ATGGAGCTGGTCAGCGTCGATCGGATCAAGGCCGCCCGAAGCCTGTTGGCCGGGGTGGTTCGCGAGACTCCTCTGCGACCCTCGCGGGCGTTGGGGGATCGGTGTGACACCGAGGTGCATCTCAAGTGCGAGAACCTCCAGCGCACCGGCTCGTTCAAGATCCGAGGCGCCTATCACCGCATCCACAACCTGTCGCCGGAGCAACGGGCGCGCGGCGTGGTGGCCGCGAGCGCAGGCAACCACGCGCAAGGCGTCGCCCTGGCGGCCTCGCTGCTCGACATCCCCTGCACGGTCTTCATGCCGGAACAGGCCTCCCTGCCCAAGATGTCGGCCACGAAGGCCTACGGCGCCGAAGTGCGGCTGGTCGGGGCGGTGCTGGAGGAGAGCCTGGCGGCGGCGACCGAGCACGCGCGGCGGACCGGGGCCGAGCTGATCCACCCCTTCGATCATGAGGACGTCGTCGCCGGGCAGGGCACCGTGGGGCTGGAGATCCTCGAACAACTGCCCGACGTGCGGACCATCGTGGTCGCCGCAGGCGGCGGCGGGCTGGTGGCGGGCATCGCCGCCGCCGTGAAGCCGCAGCGACCGGACGTGCGGATCATCGCGGCACAGGCGGCGAACGCGGCGGCCTGGCCCGCCTCGCTGGCCGCCGGGGCGCCCGTCCGGCTGGCCGAGATGCAGACGATGGCGGACGGCATCGCCGTCGGCGAGCCCGGCGTGGTCACCTTCCGCCATGTCGCCGAACTCGTCGACGACGTGATCACCGTCAGCGAGGAGTCGCTGTCTCGGGCGCTGCTGCTCTGCCTCGAGCGGGCGAAGATGCTCGTCGAACCTGCGGGGGCCGCGGGCGTGGCGGCGATGCTCGATCACCCCGGCCGCTTCGAGGGGCCGGTGGCCGTGGTCCTTTCCGGCGGCAACATCGATCCGTTGCTGCTCCTGCACGTCATCCAGCACGGCATGACCGCAGGCGGCCGGTATCTCGCACTGAAGGTGCGCATCCCCGACCGGCCCGGCTCGCTGGCGGCCCTGCTCACCGAGGTCGGCGCCCTCGGCGCCAACGTGATCGACGTGGAGCACTCCCGAATCTCCGGGGCGCTGGCCCTTGGCGAGGTCGACGTGGCACTGAACCTGGAGACGCGGGGTCCCGATCACCGACGCGAGGTCGTCCAGCGTCTCGGGGCCGGGCACACGATCCTGCTCTGA
- a CDS encoding WXG100 family type VII secretion target produces the protein MSEGFDVDPEALRGTGDGLIALADDIGASVGELSGESAALGGLNQGFEASTTLIDAESQWQAAVETLGARTAAGGGLLKENADEYSRLDEEARISFVLE, from the coding sequence GTGTCCGAAGGCTTCGATGTCGATCCCGAGGCGTTACGCGGCACCGGGGACGGACTGATCGCCCTGGCGGATGACATCGGCGCGTCGGTCGGCGAACTCAGCGGCGAGTCCGCCGCCCTGGGCGGCCTCAACCAGGGATTCGAGGCCAGCACCACGCTGATCGATGCCGAATCACAGTGGCAGGCGGCGGTCGAGACCCTCGGCGCGCGCACTGCGGCGGGCGGCGGCCTGCTCAAGGAGAACGCCGACGAGTACTCGCGACTCGATGAGGAAGCGCGCATCTCGTTCGTGCTGGAGTGA
- the hppD gene encoding 4-hydroxyphenylpyruvate dioxygenase has product MTEILDQQSIDDVSFDQLRQLVGLVDYDESRDPFPVKAMDAVVFVVGNATQSALFYQVAFGMELVAYSGPETGNRDHKAYVLKSGSARFVLRGGVAPDSPLFDHHREHGDGVVDLALEVTDVDKCIAHARRQGATVLVEPQDSSDEHGTIRTAAIATYGQTRHTLVDRSRYTGPYLPGFVARQGTLQRPPDAPKRLFQAVDHCVGNVELGRMDEWVSFYNRVLGFVNMAEFVGDDIATEYSALMSKVVSNGNHRVKFPLNEPAVAQKKSQIDEYLEFYQGAGCQHIALATGDILDTADRMRAAGVEFLDTPDSYYDDPELRARIGEVRVPIEELKRRRILVDRDEDGYLLQIFTKPVGDRPTVFYELIERHGSLGFGKGNFKALFEAIEREQDRRGNL; this is encoded by the coding sequence ACGACGAGAGCCGCGACCCGTTCCCCGTGAAGGCGATGGACGCCGTGGTGTTCGTCGTCGGCAACGCGACCCAGAGCGCGTTGTTCTATCAAGTGGCCTTCGGCATGGAACTCGTCGCCTACTCCGGGCCCGAGACGGGCAATCGTGATCACAAGGCGTACGTCCTCAAGTCAGGTTCGGCGCGCTTCGTGCTGCGCGGCGGCGTGGCCCCCGACAGCCCGCTGTTCGATCACCACCGCGAGCACGGCGACGGCGTCGTGGACCTCGCGCTGGAGGTCACCGATGTCGACAAGTGCATCGCCCACGCCCGGCGGCAGGGCGCGACGGTGCTGGTCGAACCGCAGGACTCCAGCGACGAGCACGGAACGATCCGCACGGCCGCCATCGCCACCTACGGACAGACGCGGCACACCCTCGTCGACCGCTCCCGCTACACCGGCCCGTACCTGCCGGGGTTCGTGGCCAGGCAGGGCACGCTCCAGCGGCCGCCGGATGCGCCGAAGCGCCTGTTCCAGGCCGTGGACCATTGTGTGGGCAACGTCGAGCTGGGTCGGATGGACGAGTGGGTGTCGTTCTACAACCGGGTGCTCGGCTTCGTGAACATGGCGGAGTTCGTCGGCGACGACATCGCCACGGAGTACTCCGCGCTGATGAGCAAGGTCGTGTCCAACGGCAATCATCGCGTGAAGTTCCCGCTCAACGAGCCCGCAGTGGCGCAGAAGAAGTCCCAGATCGACGAGTATCTCGAGTTCTATCAGGGTGCGGGCTGCCAGCACATCGCGCTGGCGACCGGCGACATCCTAGACACGGCGGACCGGATGCGCGCGGCGGGCGTGGAGTTCCTGGACACACCCGACTCCTACTACGACGACCCCGAGCTGCGCGCGCGGATCGGCGAGGTCCGGGTGCCGATCGAGGAGCTGAAGCGGCGACGCATCCTGGTCGACCGCGACGAGGACGGCTACCTGTTGCAGATCTTCACCAAGCCAGTGGGCGACCGGCCGACCGTGTTCTACGAGCTGATCGAACGGCACGGTTCGCTCGGCTTCGGCAAGGGCAACTTCAAGGCCCTCTTCGAGGCCATCGAGCGGGAGCAGGACCGGCGGGGGAATCTCTGA